The Macrococcoides canis genome has a window encoding:
- a CDS encoding ABC transporter permease: MKIIIELLKEQIQNLNLIWKLSIYNLKSEYSNHYLGAFWNILQPLMQVIIYYIVFGMGLRGNAHNGDMNYLLHLITGLFPWIFISQAINAGSNTIHAQLGLVTKMKFPSSVLLSISYVINFINLLFTTLIIFLISYFNHFVTFGHYFEFLYFIFASYMLIFAFNLIMSTLVILVRDTKQMLQNVLRMCFFVTPIFWDADTVSPVLKVITMLNPFAYLIGIYRNAFIEGEGMFYGNMTDHLYFWTFTLLLFYIGAHIHYRFKNRLVDYL, translated from the coding sequence ATGAAAATTATTATCGAATTGTTAAAAGAACAAATTCAAAACTTAAATCTTATTTGGAAGTTATCAATCTATAATCTAAAAAGTGAATACTCGAATCATTATCTCGGTGCATTCTGGAATATCTTACAGCCACTAATGCAAGTCATTATTTATTATATCGTTTTTGGTATGGGGTTAAGAGGTAATGCGCATAACGGAGATATGAACTATTTACTTCATTTAATCACTGGATTATTTCCGTGGATTTTTATATCTCAAGCTATTAATGCAGGTTCAAACACGATTCATGCACAATTAGGTTTAGTAACAAAAATGAAGTTTCCTTCATCCGTATTATTATCTATTTCGTATGTAATAAATTTTATTAACTTATTATTTACAACATTGATTATATTTTTAATTTCATATTTTAATCATTTTGTAACTTTTGGACATTACTTTGAGTTTCTATATTTTATATTTGCATCTTACATGCTTATTTTTGCTTTTAATCTTATTATGAGTACATTAGTGATACTTGTGAGAGATACGAAGCAGATGCTGCAAAATGTTCTTAGAATGTGTTTTTTTGTAACACCAATCTTCTGGGATGCAGATACAGTTTCGCCTGTATTAAAAGTGATTACAATGCTCAATCCATTTGCTTATTTAATAGGAATATATCGTAACGCTTTTATCGAAGGTGAAGGAATGTTTTATGGAAATATGACGGATCATCTCTATTTCTGGACATTTACACTTTTACTATTCTATATTGGTGCACATATTCATTACCGATTCAAAAATCGTTTAGTAGATTATTTATAA
- a CDS encoding glycosyltransferase family 4 protein: protein MKYLLITNAYPSEDKIYSNAFIHRRVKAYQQAGLEIEVVVMTTKVKFDVEYDGVTVKYLDEYQIADYVNNHQFHKLLFHFMNLKMFQAINMMHTVPPIIIWMHGFEAEPWFSRYYNFLSSKQSFLNVMERKDTYFEEVKEMFLALMDKKQYDATFIYVSKSYKEKYVDPYLGRVPEHYYIIHNPINESLFPYRQKKAEDRFHICNIRPYTAKNYANDITRDVILGLSKKKYFDKLTFELHGDGPLFDEITKPLERFSNVTLNKAFIQQYEIHEIHARNGIYLGPTRHDSQGVSLCEAMSSGLVPISNDIGAIKEFIADKETGLVAGRDDVEGMIERIDFLINQPDEFLRLSYNAAQEIRRLTGEQIITKKELEVIKG from the coding sequence ATGAAGTACTTATTAATTACGAACGCTTATCCAAGTGAAGACAAAATTTATTCAAATGCATTTATCCATCGAAGAGTAAAGGCTTATCAACAGGCAGGTTTAGAGATTGAAGTTGTAGTAATGACAACAAAAGTAAAATTTGACGTTGAATATGATGGGGTTACTGTAAAATATCTCGATGAATACCAGATTGCAGATTATGTTAATAATCATCAATTTCATAAACTGTTGTTCCATTTTATGAATCTAAAGATGTTTCAGGCGATTAATATGATGCATACAGTGCCTCCAATAATTATATGGATGCATGGATTTGAAGCAGAACCTTGGTTTTCCAGATATTACAACTTTTTATCAAGTAAACAATCATTTTTAAATGTAATGGAAAGAAAAGATACCTATTTTGAAGAAGTAAAAGAGATGTTCCTGGCTTTGATGGATAAGAAGCAGTATGATGCGACGTTCATTTATGTGTCTAAAAGTTATAAGGAAAAATATGTGGACCCATATTTAGGTAGAGTACCAGAACATTATTATATTATTCATAATCCTATCAATGAATCACTCTTTCCATATCGTCAGAAAAAAGCTGAAGATCGCTTTCATATTTGCAATATTAGACCATATACAGCTAAAAACTACGCGAATGATATTACAAGAGATGTAATTCTAGGTTTAAGCAAGAAGAAATATTTTGATAAGCTTACATTTGAACTTCATGGGGATGGGCCTTTATTTGATGAAATCACAAAGCCACTTGAAAGATTCAGTAATGTTACTTTAAACAAGGCATTTATACAACAGTATGAAATTCATGAAATTCATGCTAGAAATGGTATCTATCTCGGACCAACGCGACATGATTCACAAGGTGTGTCGTTATGTGAGGCAATGAGTAGCGGTCTCGTACCTATTTCAAATGATATTGGTGCGATTAAGGAATTTATAGCAGATAAAGAAACAGGACTTGTTGCTGGCAGAGATGATGTTGAAGGGATGATTGAGCGTATTGACTTTCTAATTAACCAACCTGACGAGTTCCTGCGTCTCAGTTATAATGCGGCACAAGAGATTAGAAGATTAACTGGAGAACAAATTATAACTAAAAAAGAGCTAGAGGTGATTAAAGGATGA